Below is a window of Impatiens glandulifera chromosome 2, dImpGla2.1, whole genome shotgun sequence DNA.
GAAATGATAAGAGGATGAAGTAAGTTTTAGATTAGAAATGAgagattttatattgttgaaaaattaaatcattaaataaaatcattaatttatccAATGGTTTTCATTGCCTCTTCATTTACCATAACGTCCTCTCTTCATTTAGGAGTAAttgtttgtaaaaaataattaagacatttacaattcaatattaatgttacatgattttactatttgttaataataatattaaattatcataacaattgataataataataataactaactcatgtaagttacactacaaattaacaatattttattaattggtcatcaaaaaattttaaatcaattaatttaaattatacatttagaTCAAATTTCACCCCTTAATTAAGGTTTGAATTTCaagtgaatttgatttgattttattacccatattctaatttccattcaataatgaaatttatagaaatagcttaaaaattccaacaaccCCACGTTAATGGAAATGGAAAGATTAATCCTGTGAAAGTTTCAACAGTTGAAAtatacataggataggtaggtatAACCCTTTGAACATttccttatgaaagtatataacttacTAGCCAATTAGTGGGCTCGATGTCCTTGAATTATACTACCATTTGTGTAAATGATTACACAtccacatagaattctcccagATAAATATCAAGCTCTCATAGTTGTGTCCGTTTTGTCCATGGAACatgcgcctggttctgtgagagagTCTAGAATTGAACCAAACAATTCCTTcaaacactacaacaaaaaagaccaacggcgacgcttaaaaagatctctgccaacccttaaaagcgtcgccaaaaatattaccgacacttattcttgcgtcgccaaaagcagggtgggcgcaagttttaacaacgcttatttaagcgtcggtattaaaattttaagcgTTGCCAAAGGGAGAATatttaacaacgcttatttatGCGTTGGTAACAGTAATTAAACGTCGCCAaaagtctaatttatttttaacctattattttaacaattcttttaaaattttatttatttttatttatttttatttataattctacattttttaagataaacttatttaatttttgttataaattaaataattaaagaaaaacatcattacaatttttaaatttttaaaggtgataaaaacaactttaataattaaataaaaagaacattaattaattaacttacatttaatattaaatttatttaaataaaatgcattaaatttcaaataaatagttcCTGAAAATTAACTACTTTCAGTCACACTTCATTGATATCCTTTGGCGATCTATATCCTTTGGCGATCTCAAATCCTTTGGCGATCTCAAATCCTTTGGCGATCTCAAATCCTTTGGCGATGAGTGTTGGTATAATTCCCTCAACTTGCTTATCAACTTCTATTAATGAAGTTGTGAAAACATATTAGACAAAATTACTCAATACCATTAATGCTAAAGATAACTGTAAGTTTTTACCTCACTTTGCAGTCTGGCATTGTCACTAGTAAAACCTCTATTTCTTCACCCTAATTAAATATAGAACATAAATTAGAAAGCAAAAGAATCAGACAAttgaaaacaagaaaataatcaTAGTTAATGTCAAGTTTGGTTCTCCTTTTGTATTTTATCACAAGTAACgaaatcatttattttcaaagaaaGTAAAAGGAGTATAACTAAGACATGCACTGCAAACATGAAGAAACATTTTCTCCTAGAACACATGATGTAGGCATGTAGAATAATAAATCAGAATAAATGAGGTTTACTAACCAGTCTTCTTGGAGAAGGTATAGCCTTTTTTGCTAACATAAGTACGAGGATTAGGTGCTAGATGGTTTCTTAAATACTCTGTTTGTCCCTGCAAAGATCGTACACAATCACACATTAGGGCCCATCATAATTCACTTCATTATCAACCAAACTATCAAAAAATTATCCTTCAtataacatcaaacaaactctagaTGTCTAATATAAAACCTAAAATAACTGACATTAAGAAAGTGTTTtttcaaaatgttaaaaatagtCATCTTTGTTTGACTCCTAAAACAAAGTGAGAAAGTGAACTAACCTTTGTGATCACACAAAGGTCAACATTGCTTCCACTGCCCAAGTCATTGAATATACTATAGCAAATAGCCTCAATTACCAACTTGACCCCATACTCCTTCTGAGGACCGAAGGCCATAATCAGGAACAATAATTCAAATGactgtttttttaataagtgaTAACAGAATCTTACTTACAGTAAGACCTTCACCATATTTCATTCAAATATCGCCATAGCAGCAAGTGAACCAGAACTCATCGTGGCAAATGGAAGAGTATCGGTTGATCCATGAGGATAAATCTGCAAACCGattattgcataaaaataacattttcttaTATAGTTGATTATTTTTCTGTAGATATAACTCATAGTGTGTAAATGTGGACCAATAATGTCAGCTCCACCAAGAACCAAAGTACCAAGAACCAAATCAGTAGAGACATGTCCTTGGTAACTAAATAATCATCAAATCTAAGTTTATAAACTATTCTAAacaaaaaacattcaaataacaAGATAATATTAATACCCGAAAAGACGAGTTTTCAACAATGTAAGAGCAGTCACCACTCTCGAATTACGATCAGTTTGGAATCGATGTAACTTCAACTGTAAACTAACCATATCTAAACAGACAATAGAAACGACAAAAGACGTTTAACATTTTGTAAATCGATGCTATCATAATAACATATAGAAAACTATAACATCACCTGTAATAGCCTCGGTATCAGCCGCAGTACCAGCTCCACAACAATAGATGTTAGGAGCCATATAATGAATTTTCTCACAATTTTTATCAGCCACAATTGGTCCTTCAGTAGCTCAGGTATCAGATCCAAGAAAAACACCATCCTGTAAATCAATTCAGAAACAATAATTAATGCTTGTTCAATAGAGAGAAGTCAGAGAATCGTGAAGAAAAAAAGTTACCTAGACATAGGTCGAGATTAAATCCACCTTTAGGAGTAACATCAATAGCTGTTGACATCTTCGGTTCAAAAAACACCTAATTATCACAAATCATGAGAATAattcttcatttgattttaACCTATGGTATATACATTTCTAATTCATATAAGATCGAGAAATCGAGATCGGAAATAGATAAAGCTCGAATCGACTTAATAGAGATGATAATACATGAATAAATGCAGATCTATAGATAgatattttatgaaatgaagGAGGAATACTTACAAATCACAAAATGGGAAGAACATAGAGTGATGAAGATATTTTATTCATACCGATGAAGAACAGTATTGCCCCAAACAATGCCAGactctaaacaaaaaaaatgaccATCAATTATGTTCCTTATCTTGAATCATAAAGAGAAAATGGACTGTTATTTGTACCTGTGTAAACTTAACAAAAAGTTGACCATATTCTTTTCTGTCATCATTGTAGTTGTAGAAGTCGTACAAGATTGGAGTGGCTATCAATTTGTGAAGAAGCTGAAACAGAACAAAACTGTGAGATGAATTCAATATCAAATTctgataaaaaagaaaaagattataCCCACTACAGACCAGCAAATAGGCTCCAATTGAACTCCCAAATATGAAAAGAAAGCTTCCCAATCCCTTCATAACAATTGAAGCTGCAATTAAATGTTTGATCTGTCAAAGAAAAGAACAATCATATCAGAAAACAATTacgttttttttcaaaaccatCTTATAGCAGACTAACTAGTTGATTATTACTTCAACATCTGACACTTTCAAACCAGTATAATCAGTTGCATGCTTCAAGAAGATGTTGAACTTCGGTTTCAGGGTCTTAGCCGCTGGTCCACCATCAACCCCAAATTCACTCCAAATTCACTGAACCCCTGAGAGCCAACATCAATGGTTTATTAGAAGATCTTATCATCATTATCTTCTATTTTTGCTTAAAGGGAAAGATGAATactaatatattaacaattatCAAAGGCTACCATTTTCCTTTTGTTGCCTTCAGAATCAATAACTTATAAAAACTTAGATAAGAAGATCTATGAAGCTGTGTTACAAATATACTAAAAAAGATCAGATAAACCTAGGTCGAGACCTTCATAGCCataaaatttgagaaattaCAGTCAATGTTCTGTTGAAGATACTGAACAAAACCACAATCATATATATACACTATTTTATCACAAAAGAATACACCCTAGAGCGATCAATGGCCAGGAAAATCATCAAAT
It encodes the following:
- the LOC124924354 gene encoding proteasome subunit beta type-7-B-like; translated protein: MSTAIDVTPKGGFNLDLCLGPIVADKNCEKIHYMAPNIYCCGAGTAADTEAITDMVSLQLKLHRFQTDRNSRVVTALTLLKTRLFGY